A portion of the Stigmatella aurantiaca DW4/3-1 genome contains these proteins:
- a CDS encoding DNA gyrase/topoisomerase IV subunit B, which yields MAKKETYTGADIQVLEGLEPVRKRPAMYIGGTDGTGYHHLLWEILDNSVDEVINGHASTVEVTLHKDSRTITVVDNGRGIPVDIMPKLKKPAVEVILTTLHAGGKFEQGNYIHSGGLHGVGSSVVNALARKLLVEIKREGKRHVQHYARGKATTPLKVEGPARGTGTSITFEPDPEIFGEKLKFDPELIRERLEAKSYLHKGMTVVWKDETASPATSVTYKHDGGIAEYLNKVVAERNKPVVPPGGAVFYHARDSEVRLEAALVWTEATDENIRSYVNGIPTPQGGTHEAGLRGAVVKAVRNYIETHNLSPKGVTLTAEDIREGITAILSCYVVEPQFQGQTKGRLNNPEVTAQVDGVLRPALEKWLNDNKSIGEAAVARIILAARAREASRAASQAVSRKTAVSHRLNLPGKLADCSSTEPSTSELFLVEGDSAGGSAKQGRDRRTQAILPLRGKVLNAEQASTDKVATNKELQDIVSALGCGIGSDFDLSKLRYGRIFLLMDADSDGHHIATLLLTFFYRHLRPLIESGAVHIAQPPLYKVEIGKETYWALDEADRDRIVREKAKGNAKPNIMRFKGLGEMTADELKTTTLDPHKRMSLQVTIDNPLETDRVINDLLGKDVSARFKFIMERAGEVQDLDF from the coding sequence ATGGCGAAGAAGGAAACGTACACAGGTGCGGACATCCAGGTCCTCGAGGGCCTGGAGCCGGTGCGCAAGCGCCCGGCCATGTACATCGGAGGCACTGACGGCACGGGCTATCACCACCTGCTGTGGGAGATCCTCGACAACTCGGTGGACGAGGTCATCAACGGCCACGCCTCCACCGTGGAAGTCACGCTCCACAAGGACAGCCGCACCATCACCGTGGTGGACAACGGGCGCGGCATCCCCGTGGACATCATGCCCAAGCTCAAGAAGCCCGCGGTGGAGGTCATCCTCACCACGCTGCACGCGGGCGGCAAGTTCGAGCAGGGCAACTACATCCACTCGGGCGGTCTGCACGGCGTGGGCAGCTCCGTGGTGAACGCGCTGGCGCGCAAGCTGCTCGTGGAGATCAAACGCGAAGGCAAGCGCCACGTGCAGCACTATGCCCGCGGCAAGGCCACCACCCCGCTGAAGGTGGAGGGCCCGGCGCGCGGCACCGGCACGTCCATCACCTTCGAGCCGGATCCGGAGATCTTCGGCGAGAAGCTGAAGTTCGATCCCGAGCTCATCCGCGAGCGCCTGGAGGCCAAGAGCTACCTGCACAAGGGCATGACGGTCGTCTGGAAGGACGAGACGGCCAGCCCCGCCACCTCGGTGACGTACAAGCACGACGGGGGCATCGCCGAGTACCTCAACAAGGTCGTGGCCGAGCGCAACAAGCCGGTGGTGCCCCCGGGTGGCGCCGTCTTCTACCACGCGCGCGACAGCGAGGTGCGCCTGGAGGCCGCGCTGGTGTGGACGGAGGCCACGGACGAGAACATCCGCTCCTACGTCAACGGCATCCCCACCCCGCAAGGCGGCACGCACGAGGCGGGCTTGCGCGGCGCGGTGGTGAAGGCGGTGCGCAACTACATCGAAACGCACAACCTGAGCCCCAAGGGCGTCACCCTCACCGCGGAGGACATCCGCGAGGGCATCACCGCCATCCTCTCCTGCTACGTGGTGGAGCCGCAGTTCCAGGGGCAGACCAAGGGGCGGCTCAACAACCCCGAGGTGACGGCCCAGGTGGACGGCGTGCTGCGGCCGGCGCTGGAGAAGTGGCTCAACGACAACAAGTCCATCGGCGAGGCGGCCGTGGCGCGCATCATCCTGGCCGCCCGCGCGCGCGAGGCCAGCCGCGCCGCCTCCCAGGCGGTGAGCCGCAAGACGGCGGTGAGCCACCGGCTGAACCTGCCGGGCAAGCTCGCCGACTGCTCCTCCACGGAGCCGAGCACCAGCGAGCTGTTCCTCGTCGAGGGCGACTCCGCAGGCGGCAGCGCCAAGCAGGGACGGGACCGGCGCACCCAGGCCATCCTCCCCTTGCGCGGCAAGGTGCTCAACGCGGAGCAGGCCTCCACGGACAAGGTGGCCACCAACAAGGAGCTCCAGGACATCGTCAGCGCCCTGGGGTGTGGCATCGGCTCGGACTTCGATCTGTCGAAGCTGCGCTACGGCCGCATCTTCCTGCTCATGGACGCCGACAGCGACGGCCACCACATCGCCACGCTGCTGCTCACCTTCTTCTACCGGCACCTGCGCCCGCTCATCGAGAGCGGCGCCGTGCACATCGCCCAGCCGCCCCTTTATAAGGTGGAGATCGGCAAGGAGACGTACTGGGCGCTCGACGAGGCGGACCGGGACCGCATCGTCCGGGAGAAGGCCAAGGGCAACGCCAAGCCCAACATCATGCGCTTCAAGGGGCTGGGCGAGATGACGGCCGACGAGCTGAAGACCACGACGCTGGATCCCCACAAGCGCATGAGCCTCCAGGTGACGATCGACAACCCCCTGGAGACCGACCGCGTCATCAATGACCTGCTCGGCAAGGACGTCAGCGCGCGTTTCAAGTTCATCATGGAGCGGGCAGGCGAGGTCCAGGATCTCGATTTCTGA
- a CDS encoding DNA gyrase/topoisomerase IV subunit A, with amino-acid sequence MSTLAQAETKTRKKQGASGNGGGGGSSAAGGGGGENFQPAPLAEEARRRYLNYALSVITSRALPDVRDGLKPVQRRVLYGMYHDHRLTQDAKYQKSAKVVGTIMGQYHPHGDASIYDALVRLAQDFSLRYPLVDGHGNFGSLDGDAAAAMRYTECRLAGISGEMLTELGKKTVGFRPNYDGTLSEPIVIPSRLPQLLMNGTTGIAVGMATNIPPHHLGELCDALAALIENGNLAVKDLMKFVKGPDFPTGGQILNSKAELREIYETGQGSVRIRGEYALEDVKKGGQQIIITSIPYTVNKSTLVSKIGDLVRERKLPLLLDVRDESTKEVRIVLEFKRDASPELVMAYLYKHTPLQTNFGVNLTCLVPTDNPEVGAPKRLDLKSILQYFLDFRFEVVTKRFQHELGELQKRVHILEGFEKVYDALDEMIRIIRASEGKQDAAKKLMARFKLDEVQVDAILEMKLYKLARLEILVIQEELKQKRLEVKRIEGILKDKRKLWGTVKDELAEIKATYNDKRRTRIGGAGSEEVEFSEDAFIVDEDAHVVLTRDGWIKRVREVKDPSTTRLREGDAVMTVLAGSLKSNLVLFSNFGAAYVTRFNDVPASTGYGDPVQKLFKFDDGERIVGALSLDSRLPRPQKLVAVTKDGLGLRFPLEGHVEVSTRSGRRYAKTGEGDEIIGVQPVGEKDLLAVLTERTYATVCRAAEVNELAGPGKGVLVIKVEPGDRVMEFLAVAPGQKDASITFETQKGRKLTLSPAKYEVTGRGGKGHEMSRKDTVKEVQRSVTFLQLPEKKD; translated from the coding sequence ATGAGCACACTCGCACAAGCCGAAACCAAGACACGCAAGAAGCAAGGGGCCTCGGGCAATGGGGGGGGCGGGGGCTCTTCCGCTGCGGGAGGGGGCGGGGGTGAGAACTTCCAACCGGCCCCCCTCGCCGAGGAAGCCCGGCGGCGCTACCTCAACTACGCCCTGTCGGTCATCACCTCGCGTGCCCTGCCGGACGTGCGCGATGGCCTCAAGCCGGTGCAGCGCCGCGTCCTGTACGGCATGTACCACGACCACCGGCTCACCCAGGACGCCAAGTACCAGAAGTCGGCCAAGGTGGTCGGCACCATCATGGGCCAGTACCACCCCCATGGGGATGCCTCCATCTACGACGCGCTCGTGCGCCTGGCGCAGGACTTCTCGCTGCGCTACCCGCTGGTGGACGGCCACGGCAACTTCGGCTCGCTGGACGGGGATGCCGCGGCGGCCATGCGCTACACCGAGTGCCGCCTGGCGGGCATCTCCGGGGAGATGCTGACGGAGCTGGGCAAGAAGACGGTGGGCTTCCGGCCCAACTACGACGGCACCCTGTCCGAGCCCATCGTCATCCCCTCGCGCCTGCCGCAGCTGCTCATGAACGGCACCACGGGCATCGCCGTGGGCATGGCCACCAACATCCCGCCCCACCACCTGGGCGAGCTGTGCGACGCGCTCGCGGCGCTCATCGAGAACGGCAACCTCGCGGTGAAGGACCTGATGAAGTTCGTGAAGGGTCCGGACTTCCCCACCGGCGGGCAGATCCTCAACAGCAAGGCCGAGCTGCGGGAGATCTACGAGACGGGCCAGGGCAGCGTCCGCATCCGCGGCGAGTACGCGCTGGAGGACGTCAAGAAGGGCGGCCAGCAGATCATCATCACCTCCATTCCCTACACGGTGAACAAGAGCACCCTGGTCTCCAAGATTGGCGACCTGGTGCGCGAGCGGAAGCTGCCGCTGCTCCTGGACGTGCGCGACGAGTCCACCAAGGAGGTGCGCATCGTGCTGGAGTTCAAGCGCGACGCCAGCCCCGAGCTGGTGATGGCGTACCTCTACAAGCACACGCCCCTGCAGACGAACTTCGGCGTGAACCTCACCTGCCTGGTGCCCACGGACAACCCGGAGGTGGGCGCGCCCAAGCGGTTGGATCTCAAGAGCATCCTCCAGTACTTCCTCGACTTCCGCTTCGAGGTGGTGACCAAGCGCTTCCAGCACGAGCTGGGCGAGTTGCAAAAGCGCGTCCACATCCTGGAGGGCTTCGAGAAGGTCTACGACGCGCTGGACGAGATGATCCGCATCATCCGCGCGTCCGAGGGCAAGCAGGACGCGGCCAAGAAGCTGATGGCGCGCTTCAAGCTGGATGAAGTCCAGGTGGACGCCATCCTGGAGATGAAGCTCTACAAGCTGGCCCGGCTGGAGATCCTCGTCATCCAGGAGGAGCTCAAGCAGAAGCGCCTGGAGGTGAAGCGCATCGAGGGCATCCTCAAGGACAAGCGCAAGCTGTGGGGCACCGTCAAGGACGAGCTGGCGGAGATCAAGGCCACCTACAACGACAAGCGCCGCACGCGCATTGGCGGCGCGGGCTCCGAGGAGGTGGAGTTCAGCGAGGACGCCTTCATCGTGGACGAGGACGCACACGTCGTGCTCACGCGCGACGGGTGGATCAAGCGCGTGCGCGAGGTGAAGGACCCGTCCACCACGCGCCTGCGCGAGGGCGACGCGGTGATGACGGTGCTGGCGGGCAGCCTCAAGTCGAACCTGGTGCTCTTCAGCAACTTCGGCGCCGCCTACGTCACCCGCTTCAACGACGTGCCGGCCTCCACTGGCTACGGGGACCCGGTGCAGAAGCTGTTCAAGTTCGACGACGGCGAGCGGATTGTCGGCGCGCTGTCGCTGGACTCCCGGCTGCCCCGGCCGCAGAAGCTGGTGGCCGTCACCAAGGATGGGCTGGGCCTGCGCTTCCCGCTGGAGGGGCACGTGGAGGTCTCCACGCGCTCGGGCCGCCGCTACGCCAAGACGGGCGAGGGGGATGAGATCATCGGCGTGCAGCCGGTGGGCGAGAAGGATCTCCTGGCGGTGTTGACGGAGCGCACCTACGCGACGGTGTGCCGGGCCGCGGAGGTGAACGAGCTGGCGGGCCCGGGCAAGGGGGTCCTGGTCATCAAGGTGGAGCCTGGGGACCGCGTGATGGAGTTCCTCGCGGTGGCACCGGGCCAGAAGGACGCGTCCATCACGTTCGAGACGCAGAAGGGCCGCAAGCTGACCCTGAGCCCGGCGAAGTACGAGGTGACGGGCCGGGGCGGCAAGGGCCACGAGATGTCCCGCAAGGACACGGTGAAGGAGGTGCAGCGGTCCGTCACCTTCCTGCAGTTGCCCGAGAAGAAGGACTAG